In Pomacea canaliculata isolate SZHN2017 linkage group LG12, ASM307304v1, whole genome shotgun sequence, a single genomic region encodes these proteins:
- the LOC112553134 gene encoding uncharacterized protein LOC112553134, with amino-acid sequence MSTMNAFVVTFEHSHLISTAAQARMGFNTPAPIKSVSGMKTVWTFGPSSVLSRNPVVLETWGMIAAIVWVYGALLLGLLMNILLIVSLTRHSRQRRTITTSDHGGEKDRQVRQTTRTVLTASLMFVFLSLPLVTNAVVTNLHPNYGYFSNNRYTFLFMQSLGGTCQCLSFCTDFISFLLLSSAYRSTLGSLIVRACSLFTSPVIHQSKRQSTSTQKHLQGQKSSVNKTETSNVTKETGED; translated from the exons ATGTCTACTATGAACGCGTTTGTTGTGACATTTGAACATTCACATCTAATATCAACAGCTGCACAGGCGAGAATGGGGTTCAACACTCCAGCACCGATAAAATCCGTATCAGGTATGAAAACGGTTTGGACGTTTGGTCCCAGCTCTGTGCTCAGTAGGAACCCGGTAGTCCTGGAGACTTGGGGGATGATAGCGGCGATAGTGTGGGTGTACGGGGCGCTGCTGCTGGGTCTGTTGATGAACATCCTGCTCATCGTCTCTTTGACCAGACACAGCCGTCAGCGCCGCACCATCACCACCAGTGACCATGGCGGCGAGAAGGACAG ACAAGTCCGACAGACGACCCGGACGGTGCTGACTGCCAGTctgatgtttgtgttcttgAGCCTCCCTCTGGTCACTAACGCCGTGGTGACCAACCTCCACCCTAACTACGGCTACTTCAGCAACAACCGCTACACCTTCCTCTTCATGCAGAGTCTGGGGGGCACGTGCCAGTGCCTCAGCTTCTGCACCGACTTCATCTCCTTCCTCTTGCTAAGCTCCGCATACAGATCGACTCTGGGCTCACTTATAGTGCGGGCATGTTCTTTGTTCACATCGCCAGTTATACACCAATCGAAAAGACAATCGACTAGTACGCAGAAGCATTTGCAGGGTCAGAAGTCTTCGGTTAACAAGACAGAAACATCAAATGTAACCAAAGAAACCGGCGAAGACTAA
- the LOC112553135 gene encoding carbohydrate sulfotransferase 15-like — protein sequence MEQKKSTHKGVSIKDLPLLFCGVLLASIIISTVLIYIYDQGFRISVRDVFLLYHYGIRGSRSWQMADKDHLKACEGPGVSEAKPSTKYDLTLFGPYTFEPTFRNPCWYQVQGGNHSLAPHLRCLPFFYLAGFPKCGTTDLYFRLTQHQHIVRTPRKEPHWITRGRYDNPDLQKYTSFFAKALKAGVRLMIHGWLVNQIQTLWLCVYLYVYVCVCWSRKGDGSASTFWDNNSWYLLPGNENCSEPRVINADYIRHLNPNVKVVVILRNPADRLYSDYCYFTTNPTKAEFHTKVVEQIRQLRECFVSNSLRQCVYNSSINKHCRIHVGLYHIYIEDWLKRFSRDQIHVLRLEDLSANVTQEVLKIYQFLGLDSPTEEAREAMLHGLPKNKGKKRTATGAMLRETKEILLSFYLPFNKRLAWVLNDNRYLWS from the exons ATGGAGCAAAAGAAGAGTACACACAAAGGTGTGTCCATCAAAGACTTACCGCTTCTCTTCTGTGGAGTTCTGCTAGCATCTATTATCATCTCTACCGTCCTTATCTACATCTATGACCAAGGTTTTAGAATCAGCGTTAGAGATGTATTCTTGTTGTACCACTATGGCATCCGAGGTTCCAGGAGTTGGCAGATGGCGGACAAAGACCATCTGAAGGCCTGCGAGGGCCCAGGAGTGTCCGAGGCTAAACCAAGCACAAAGTATGACTTGACACTGTTT GGTCCCTACACCTTCGAACCAACTTTCCGTAACCCGTGTTGGTACCAGGTACAGGGAGGTAACCACTCTCTCGCCCCACACCTGCGTTGTCTCCCCTTCTTCTACCTGGCGGGGTTCCCCAAGTGTGGGACAACCGACCTGTACTTCAGGCTTACTCAGCATCAGCACATCGTACGGACTCCTAGGAAGGAGCCTCACTGGATCACCAGAGGGCGCTACGACAACCCAG ACCTTCAGAAGTACACCAGTTTTTTTGCAAAGGCACTGAAGGCCGGAGTAAGATTAATGATTCACGGATGGTTGGTGAACCAAATCCAAACATTGTGG ctttgtgtgtatttgtatgtgtatgtttgtgtgtgttggtccCGCAAAGGAGATGGAAGTGCTTCCACTTTTTGGGATAACAACAGTTGGTACCTGTTGCCTGGCAACGAGAACTGCTCGGAGCCTAGAGTCATTAACGCTGATTACATACGTCACTTAAATCCTAATGTCAAGGTGGTAGTCATTCTGAGGAACCCTGCTGACAG ACTGTACTCTGACTATTGTTATTTCACGACGAATCCTACAAAAGCGGAATTTCACACTAAGGTAGTGGAGCAGATCCGGCAGCTACGAGAGTGTTTTGTGTCTAACTCCTTGAGACAATGTGTTTACAACTCTTCCATAAATAAG CACTGCAGGATTCATGTTGGCCTTTATCACATCTACATAGAGGATTGGCTGAAACGTTTCTCACGTGACCAAATCCATGTGCTGCGATTGGAGGACTTAAGTGCAAATGTAACACAGGAGGTGCTCAAGATTTACCAGTTTCTTGGCCTTG ACTCTCCAACTGAAGAAGCCAGGGAAGCAATGCTTCATGGCCTGCCAAAGAACAAGGGAAAGAAACGAACTGCTACTGGTGCGATgctgagagaaacaaaagagattTTACTCAGTTTTTACCTTCCTTTCAACAAACGTCTCGCATGGGTCCTCAATGACAATAGATATCTGTGGAGCTGA